One Setaria italica strain Yugu1 chromosome II, Setaria_italica_v2.0, whole genome shotgun sequence DNA segment encodes these proteins:
- the LOC101779539 gene encoding probable serine/threonine-protein kinase PIX7 isoform X2, which yields MGLAPPELGQFDGWESSGEEERERWGWCRRSRRGSSRRRASPKGAADDDTTVATGCCIRLWPVGSCPPPPPTRSKVDTSTSSASTHGEKSTENGSKNQPAALVVSGSTTTSNAESSSSASKVGEEIKVASQLRKFAFNDLKCATRNFRPESLLGEGGFGCVFKGWIEENGTAPVKPGTGLTVAVKTLNHDGLQGHKEWVAEVDFLGNLHHPNLVRLIGYCVEDDQRLLVYEFMPRGSLDNHLFRRSLPLPWAVRMKVALGAAKGLAFLHEEAERPVIYRDFKTSNILLDAEYNAKLSDFGLAKDGPVGDKTHVSTRVMGTYGYAAPEYVMTGHLTSKSDVYSFGVVLLEMMSGRRSMDKNRPNGEHNLVEWARPLLGERQRFYKLIDPRLEGNFSVKGAQKAAQLARACLSRDPKARPLMSQVVEALKPLLNLKDMASSSYFYQTMQAERMAHSSSMNGRTLKSQGPFAARNGQQPVRSLSDGPRASPFRYSPKPNMK from the exons ATGGGGCTCGCGCCGCCGGAGCTGGGGCAGTTCGACGGGTGGGAGAGCtccggggaggaggagcgggagcgcTGGGGCTggtgccgccgcagccgccgcggcagcagcaggcgccgcgCGTCCCCCAAgggcgccgccgacgacgacaccACCGTCGCCACCGGGTGCTGCATCCGCCTCTGGCCCGTGGgcagctgcccgccgccgccgccgacgaggtccAAGGTCGACACCTCCACCAGCAGCGCCAGCACGCACGGCG AGAAGTCAACTGAAAATGGTAGCAAGAACCAACCGGCTGCATTAGTAGTCTCTGGTTCTACAACTACTAGTAACGCTGAGAGCAGTTCATCTGCATCTAAAGTTGGAGAGGAAATAAAAGTTGCCTCTCAGCTGCGTAAGTTTGCATTCAATGATCTAAAATGTGCCACAAGGAACTTCCGGCCTGAAAGCCTTCTTGGAGAAGGGGGTTTTGGATGTGTTTTTAAGGGGTGGATTGAGGAGAATGGAACTGCCCCTGTGAAACCTGGTACAGGTCTCACAGTTGCTGTCAAGACGCTCAATCATGATGGGCTTCAAGGGCACAAAGAATGGGTG GCTGAAGTTGATTTTCTTGGAAACCTTCACCATCCCAATTTGGTGAGGTTGATTGGCTATTGTGTTGAAGATGACCAAAGATTGCTGGTGTACGAATTCATGCCCCGTGGCAGTTTGGATAACCATCTATTCAGAA GGTCTCTTCCTCTTCCATGGGCTGTCAGAATGAAGGTTGCTCTTGGAGCAGCAAAGGGTCTTGCTTTCCTTCATGAAGAAGCAGAAAGACCAGTCATTTATCGTGATTTTAAAACATCTAATATACTGTTAGATGCG GAGTATAATGCAAAGCTCTCAGATTTTGGGCTTGCCAAAGACGGCCCTGTAGGTGATAAAACTCATGTCTCTACTCGAGTAATGGGGACCTATGGTTATGCAGCACCGGAGTATGTCATGACAG GTCATTTGACATCAAAAAGTGATGTGTACAGCTTTGGAGTAGTGCTTCTTGAGATGATGTCTGGGCGCAGGTCAATGGACAAGAACCGCCCTAACGGCGAGCACAACCTCGTCGAGTGGGCACGCCCCCTCCTAGGAGAGAGGCAGCGGTTCTACAAGCTAATCGACCCTCGCCTGGAGGGCAACTTCTCTGTCAAGGGCGCCCAGAAGGCAGCGCAGCTGGCGCGTGCCTGCCTCAGCCGTGACCCCAAGGCGCGCCCGCTGATGAGCCAGGTGGTGGAAGCCCTCAAGCCGCTGCTGAACCTCAAGGACATGGCCAGCTCCTCCTACTTCTACCAGACGATGCAGGCAGAGCGGAtggcgcactcgagcagcatGAACGGGAGGACCCTCAAGTCACAGGGCCCTTTCGCGGCACGGAACGGGCAGCAGCCGGTGAGGAGCCTCTCCGACGGGCCCCGCGCCTCCCCGTTCCGCTACTCGCCGAAGCCAAACATGAAGTGA
- the LOC101779539 gene encoding probable serine/threonine-protein kinase PIX7 isoform X1, which translates to MGLAPPELGQFDGWESSGEEERERWGWCRRSRRGSSRRRASPKGAADDDTTVATGCCIRLWPVGSCPPPPPTRSKVDTSTSSASTHGAEKSTENGSKNQPAALVVSGSTTTSNAESSSSASKVGEEIKVASQLRKFAFNDLKCATRNFRPESLLGEGGFGCVFKGWIEENGTAPVKPGTGLTVAVKTLNHDGLQGHKEWVAEVDFLGNLHHPNLVRLIGYCVEDDQRLLVYEFMPRGSLDNHLFRRSLPLPWAVRMKVALGAAKGLAFLHEEAERPVIYRDFKTSNILLDAEYNAKLSDFGLAKDGPVGDKTHVSTRVMGTYGYAAPEYVMTGHLTSKSDVYSFGVVLLEMMSGRRSMDKNRPNGEHNLVEWARPLLGERQRFYKLIDPRLEGNFSVKGAQKAAQLARACLSRDPKARPLMSQVVEALKPLLNLKDMASSSYFYQTMQAERMAHSSSMNGRTLKSQGPFAARNGQQPVRSLSDGPRASPFRYSPKPNMK; encoded by the exons ATGGGGCTCGCGCCGCCGGAGCTGGGGCAGTTCGACGGGTGGGAGAGCtccggggaggaggagcgggagcgcTGGGGCTggtgccgccgcagccgccgcggcagcagcaggcgccgcgCGTCCCCCAAgggcgccgccgacgacgacaccACCGTCGCCACCGGGTGCTGCATCCGCCTCTGGCCCGTGGgcagctgcccgccgccgccgccgacgaggtccAAGGTCGACACCTCCACCAGCAGCGCCAGCACGCACGGCG CAGAGAAGTCAACTGAAAATGGTAGCAAGAACCAACCGGCTGCATTAGTAGTCTCTGGTTCTACAACTACTAGTAACGCTGAGAGCAGTTCATCTGCATCTAAAGTTGGAGAGGAAATAAAAGTTGCCTCTCAGCTGCGTAAGTTTGCATTCAATGATCTAAAATGTGCCACAAGGAACTTCCGGCCTGAAAGCCTTCTTGGAGAAGGGGGTTTTGGATGTGTTTTTAAGGGGTGGATTGAGGAGAATGGAACTGCCCCTGTGAAACCTGGTACAGGTCTCACAGTTGCTGTCAAGACGCTCAATCATGATGGGCTTCAAGGGCACAAAGAATGGGTG GCTGAAGTTGATTTTCTTGGAAACCTTCACCATCCCAATTTGGTGAGGTTGATTGGCTATTGTGTTGAAGATGACCAAAGATTGCTGGTGTACGAATTCATGCCCCGTGGCAGTTTGGATAACCATCTATTCAGAA GGTCTCTTCCTCTTCCATGGGCTGTCAGAATGAAGGTTGCTCTTGGAGCAGCAAAGGGTCTTGCTTTCCTTCATGAAGAAGCAGAAAGACCAGTCATTTATCGTGATTTTAAAACATCTAATATACTGTTAGATGCG GAGTATAATGCAAAGCTCTCAGATTTTGGGCTTGCCAAAGACGGCCCTGTAGGTGATAAAACTCATGTCTCTACTCGAGTAATGGGGACCTATGGTTATGCAGCACCGGAGTATGTCATGACAG GTCATTTGACATCAAAAAGTGATGTGTACAGCTTTGGAGTAGTGCTTCTTGAGATGATGTCTGGGCGCAGGTCAATGGACAAGAACCGCCCTAACGGCGAGCACAACCTCGTCGAGTGGGCACGCCCCCTCCTAGGAGAGAGGCAGCGGTTCTACAAGCTAATCGACCCTCGCCTGGAGGGCAACTTCTCTGTCAAGGGCGCCCAGAAGGCAGCGCAGCTGGCGCGTGCCTGCCTCAGCCGTGACCCCAAGGCGCGCCCGCTGATGAGCCAGGTGGTGGAAGCCCTCAAGCCGCTGCTGAACCTCAAGGACATGGCCAGCTCCTCCTACTTCTACCAGACGATGCAGGCAGAGCGGAtggcgcactcgagcagcatGAACGGGAGGACCCTCAAGTCACAGGGCCCTTTCGCGGCACGGAACGGGCAGCAGCCGGTGAGGAGCCTCTCCGACGGGCCCCGCGCCTCCCCGTTCCGCTACTCGCCGAAGCCAAACATGAAGTGA
- the LOC101780607 gene encoding hypersensitive-induced response protein-like protein 2: MGQVLGLVQVDQSTVAIKETFGKFSEVLEPGCHFLPWCIGQQVAGYLSLRVRQLDVRCETKTKDNVFVTVVASVQYRALADKASDAFYKLSNTREQIQSYVFDVIRATVPKLELDDAFEQKNDIAKAVEEELEKAMSTYGYEIVQTLIVDIEPDDRVKRAMNEINAAARMRLAASEKAEAEKIIQIKKAEGEAESKYLAGVGIARQRQAIVDGLRDSVLAFSENVPGTTAKDIMDMVLVTQYFDTMKEIGASSKSSSVFIPHGPGAVKDVAAQIRDGLLQASQ; this comes from the exons ATGGGTCAGGTTTTGGGTTTAGTGCAAGTTGATCAGTCAACTGTCGCCATCAAAGAAACTTTTGGCAAGTTCAGTGAGGTCCTGGAGCCTGGTTGCCACTTCCTACCCTGGTGCATAGGGCAGCAGGTTGCTGGTTACCTCTCCCTGCGTGTGCGGCAGCTGGATGTCCGCtgtgaaacaaaaacaaag GACAATGTCTTCGTCACTGTTGTTGCATCTGTCCAATACCGTGCGCTTGCTGATAAAGCATCTGATGCCTTCTACAAGCTGAGCAACaccagggaacaaattcaatcATATGTATTTGATG TCATTAGAGCCACTGTTCCAAAGCTGGAATTGGATGACGCATTTGAGCAGAAGAATGACATTGCAAAAGCTGTTGAAGAGGAGCTTGAAAAG GCAATGTCTACATATGGCTATGAGATCGTGCAAACTCTGATTGTTGATATTGAGCCTGATGACCGTGTCAAGAGAGCAATGAACGAGATCAATGCAG CTGCTAGGATGAGGTTGGCAGCCAGCGAGAAAGCTGAGGCCGAGAAGATAATCCAGATCAAGAAAGCTGAAGGAGAGGCCGAGTCCAAGTACCTGGCTGGTGTGGGTATTGCAAGGCAGCGTCAGGCCATTGTGGACGGGCTGAGGGACAGCGTTCTTGCCTTCTCAGAGAACGTCCCTGGCACCACTGCCAAGGATATCATGGACATGGTCCTGGTCACCCAGTACTTCGACACCATGAAGGAGATTGGGGCCTCATCGAAGTCCTCTTCAGTGTTCATCCCCCATGGTCCTGGAGCTGTCAAGGATGTCGCGGCACAGATAAGAGATGGCCTCCTGCAAGCCAGTCAGTGA
- the LOC101780212 gene encoding F-box/SPRY domain-containing protein 1, which translates to MAPPLREEEGGDSAAVEASALRAPAHVMARVFSQLDCVDLLSCSLVCKQWYRDSAELREEWRKEYLDAWNQFGLSVTREPQPLCPTCSLRSLRSLCP; encoded by the exons atggcgccgccgctgcgggaggaggagggcggcgattCGGCGGCCGTGGAGGCGTCGGCGCTGCGGGCGCCGGCGCACGTGATGGCGCGGGTGTTCTCGCAGCTGGACTGCGTCGATCTCCTCAGCTGCTCCCTCGTCTGCAA GCAATGGTACCGCGATTCTGCAGAGCTTAGGGAGGAGTGGAGGAAGGAGTACTTGGATGCTTGGAACCAGTTCGGATTGTCCGTGACGCGTGAGCCGCAACCACTATGCCCTACTTGTTCACTCAGAAGCCTGCGTAGTCTGTGCCCTTGA
- the LOC101781009 gene encoding mitochondrial outer membrane protein porin 1 → MVGPGLYTEIGKKTRDLLYRDYQTDHKFTLTTYTSNGVAVTATSTKKADLIIGEIQSQIKNKNITVDVKANSDSNVITTVTIDEVATPGLKAILSFAVPDQRSGKFELQYLHDYAGVNASIGMTANPIVNLSGSFGTKALAVGADISLDTATGNFTKYNAGLSVTHEDLIASLNLNNKGDSLTAAYYHSVSQLTSTAVGAELTHSFSSNENTLTFGTQHALDPLTVLKARFNNSGKASALIQHEWRPKSLVTISAEVDTKTIEKSSKVGIAVALKP, encoded by the exons ATGGTCGGGCCAGGCCTCTACACCGAGATCGGCAAGAAGACTAGGG ATCTGCTGTACAGGGACTACCAGACGGACCACAAGTTCACTCTCACCACCTACACCTCCAATGGCGTC GCTGTCACAGCTACTAGCACTAAGAAAGCTGACCTGATTATTGGTGAGATCCAGTCACAGATAAAGAACAAGAACATCACCGTAGATGTGAAAGCGAACTCAGACTCAAAT GTTATTACCACGGTTACTATTGATGAGGTTGCAACACCAGGACTGAAGGCCATCTTGAGCTTTGCTGTTCCTGATCAGAGATCTGGAAAG TTTGAGCTTCAGTACTTGCATGATTATGCTGGAGTTAACGCAAGCATTGGTATGACTGCCAATCCTATAGTCAACCTCTCCGGCTCCTTTGGAACCAAGGCTCTGGCAGTTGGTGCAGATATCTCACTTGATACCGCCACTGGGAACTTCACCAAATACAATGCTGGACTGAGCGTCACTCATGAAGACCTTATCGCATCCCTGAACCT GAACAACAAGGGGGACAGCCTAACCGCAGCTTACTACCACAGCGTGAGCCAATTGACCAGCACAGCTGTCGGGGCAGAGCTGACCCACAGCTTCTCAAGCAATGAGAACACCCTAACCTTCGGCACCCAGCACGCTCTGGACCCACTGACTGTCTTGAAGGCCCGCTTCAACAACTCCGGCAAGGCCAGCGCGCTGATCCAGCACGAGTGGAGGCCGAAGTCGCTGGTGACCATCTCAGCCGAGGTCGACACCAAGACCATCGAGAAGAGCTCGAAGGTTGGGATCGCAGTGGCCCTCAAGCCCTGA
- the LOC101781411 gene encoding isochorismate synthase 2, chloroplastic, translated as MPPSSSLYSPGRLLPARPTSATTVGRWSRVSCSLSMNGCAPGAGERGAVCVREARALPAAPAPQDAVGQLRAAVDALGAGAPPAAPSGIIRIEVPIAQRVDAVEWLHAQAALPRCFFSARAPLPDTPALAACGSSNGNGSLSDQWKQPVSVAGVGSAVFFRGTEPFSLADWRAIKRFLSRDCPLIRAYGVIRFDATSDVSVEWADYGSFYFIVPQVEINELEESSVLATTIAWDDSLSWTWHNALTDLQSLLQKISPCSVQVNKSSLQTTIMSLNHVPTKASWDLAVTKALQMIKGRQRDLVKVVLARCSRYITDTCIDPVELLACLKVEGPNAYQFCIQPSDAPAFVGNSPEKLFHRKYLNISSEALAGTRARGKTRADDFQIGQDLLLSSKEDIEFTIVRDSIKKKLEMICDEVVVHPSKALRKLPRVQHLSAQLAARIRNEDDEFEILNTLHPTPAVCGLPTEESRRFIREYEIFDRGMYAGPVGWFGGAESEFAVGIRSALLGKGHSTLVYAGVGIVDGTNPSFEWDELDLKASQFAKLLQYQEQHIRYQEAENMGTVIRIEK; from the exons ATGCCGCCGTCTTCGTCGCTCTACTcccccggccgcctcctcccggcccGCCCGACGTCCGCGACGACG GTTGGGAGATGGTCGCGCGTGTCGTGCTCGCTGTCCATGAACGGCtgcgcgccgggcgccggggaGCGCGGCGCGGTATGCGTGCGCGAGGCGCgggcgctgccggccgcgccggcgccgcaggaCGCCGTGGGCCAGCTCAGggccgccgtggacgcgctgggcgccggcgcgccgccagCCGCGCCCTCCGGCATCATCCGCATCGAGGTGCCCATCGCGCAGCGGGTGGACGCCGTCGAGTGGCTGCACGCGCAGGCCGCGCTGCCACGCTGCTTCTTCTCGGCGCGGGCGCCGCTGCCCGACAcgcccgccctcgccgcctGCGGCAGCAGCAACGGCAACGGTAGCCTCAGCGATCAGTGGAAGCAGCCGGTGAGCGTCGCGGGAGTGGGCTCGGCGGTCTTCTTCCGCGGGACCGAGCCATTCTCCCTCGCTGATTGGCGCGCAATCAAGAG ATTTCTTTCAAGGGACTGTCCACTGATTCGAGCATACGGCGTCATCCGTTTCGACGCGACGAGCGATGTTTCGGTTGAATGGGCGGACTATGGCTCATTTTACTTCATTGTTCCTCAA GTTGAGATCAATGAGCTTGAGGAGAGCTCAGTCCTTGCGACGACCATCGCGTGGGACGATTCGCTTTCTTGGACATGGCACAACGCTCTGACTGATCTCCAATCATTGTTGCAGAAG ATATCACCTTGCTCTGTACAAGTGAACAAGTCCAGCCTGCAGACAACCATCATGAGTCTCAACCATGTCCCAACCAAGGCATCTTGGGATCTTGCAGTTACTAAAGCTCTGCAGATGATCAAAGGGAGGCAAAGAGATTTGGTAAAG GTTGTATTGGCAAGGTGTAGCAGATACATTACTGATACTTGCATTGATCCTGTGGAACTGCTAGCTTGCTTGAAG GTTGAGGGCCCAAATGCTTACCAATTCTGCATACAGCCATCGGATGCTCCTGCATTTGTTGGAAATAGT CCAGAGAAACTATTTCACCGGAAATACTTGAACATTTCCAGTGAGGCTTTAGCCGGTACTCGAGCAAGGGGGAAAACAAGGGCAGATGACTTTCAAATTGGTCAGGATTTGCTTCTAAG TAGCAAAGAGGATATTGAATTTACTATAGTGCGGGACAGCATAAAGAAGAAGCTGGAG ATGATATGCGATGAGGTGGTTGTCCATCCCAGCAAGGCTCTTCGGAAACTTCCAAGAGTACAGCATTTGTCAGCACAGTTAGCTGCAAGAATAAGGAACGAAGATGACGAG TTTGAGATTCTAAATACTCTTCATCCAACTCCAGCTGTTTGTGGTTTACCCACTGAAGAGTCACGCCGATTTATACGAGAATATG AAATTTTTGACCGTGGAATGTATGCCGGCCCTGTTGGTTGGTTTGGAGGAGCTGAAAGCGAGTTTGCGGTTGGGATTAGGTCAGCGTTACTTGGAAAA GGTCACAGCACTTTAGTGTATGCCGGTGTGGGGATCGTTGATGGTACAAACCCATCTTTTGAATGGGATGAGCTTGATCTCAAAGCATCTCAG TTTGCAAAGTTATTGCAGTACCAAGAACAACATATTCGCTACCAAGAGGCTGAAAATATGGGAACGGTGATACGAATAGAGAAGTAG
- the LOC101782621 gene encoding uncharacterized protein At4g33100, with protein sequence MVFGRSKSSSSATPSAPSKAAAACSELRAAYHECFNRWYADKFAKGLFQKDDCADHWHKYRACLEEHLEDKHLRQILLDAETSAFYARPEADPPSGQGATK encoded by the exons ATGGTGTTCGGCCGGAGCAAGTCGTCTTCGTCGGCGACGCCGTCGGCCCCCTCAaaggctgcggcggcgtgctCGGAGCTGCGCGCGGCGTACCACGAGTGCTTCAACCGGTGGTACGCCGACAAGTTCGCCAAGGGGCTGTTTCAGAAGGACGACTGCGCCGACCACTGGCACAAGTACCGCGCCTGCCTCGAG GAACATCTGGAAGACAAGCATCTGAGGCAAATCCTACTGGACGCAGAAACTTCTGCGTTTTATGCCAGGCCTGAGGCTGATCCTCCCTCAGGACAAGGAGCTACAAAGTGA